CCGCCTGCTGCGCGCGATCCTCCGCGAGGCCGTCAGCGGCGCCGGGGACCTGCCCGTCACCATGAAGATGCGCAAGGGCATCGACGACGACCACATCACCTTCCTCGACGCCGGACGCATCGCGGTCGAGGAGGGCGTGACCGCGATCGCCCTGCACGGCCGGACCGCCGCCCAGCACTACGGCGGCACCGCCGACTGGGACGCCATCGCCCGGCTGAAGGAGCACGTGCCGGAGATCCCCGTCCTCGGCAACGGCGACATCTGGTCCGCCGACGACGCGCTGCGGATGGTCCGCGAGACCGGCTGCGACGGCGTCGTCGTGGGCCGCGGCTGCCTCGGCCGGCCCTGGCTGTTCGGCGACCTGGTCGCCGCGTTCGAGGGCCGCGAGGAGTACGCCCGTCCGACGCTGCGCGAGGTCGCGGCCGTCATGGTCCGGCACGCCACCCTGCTCGGCGAGTGGATCGGCGACGAGGCGCGCGGCGTCATCGACTTCCGCAAGCACGTCGCCTGGTACCTGAAGGGCTTCTCCGTCGGCTCCGAGATGCGCAAGCGCCTCGCGATCACCTCCTCGCTCGCCGAACTCTCCGACGGGCTCGCCGAGCTGGACCTCGACCAGGAGTGGCCCGCCGGCGCCGACGGCCCCCGCGGCCGCACCTCCGGCAACAACCGCGTCGTCCTGCCGGACGGCTGGCTCAAGGACCCCTACGACTGCGCCGGCGTCGGCGAGGACGCGGAACTCGACACCTCCGGCGGCTGAACCCCGGCCGCGGGTCACAGGCCGCCACCGGCCGCGGGTAGCAGGCGCCCACCGCCCTCCGGCGGATTGCCCGGCCCTCCCGGACCGGACCGGACCGGGACTCACGGCTCCCCGCCAGGCCCGGACAGCCCACCCGGCCCGCCGGGACCCCGGTACGACAGCGGGCGCTCACGGTCCGACCCGCAGCCGCGCCCGGACGGCCCGCCGCGCCTCGGCACGGAGTCCCCGCCTCGGCGCACCGCCCCGCACAGCACGCGGCGGTGCGCGGACCGGCCCCGACCGGTCCGCGCGTTCCCCCGCCCCCGCGGCGGACCTCAGGCGCCGCCGACCGCCGTGAGCAGAGCCAGGGGAGCCGCCGCCGAGCGGGACTCCCGGACGCAGGCGTGCGGGTACGGCACCGGTTCGGCGTGGGTCTCCCGGTCGTAGCCCGCGAGGACCTCGGGCAGCCGGTGGCCGGCCGCCGTCGCCGCGTCCACCAGCCCGTGGGCCACCGTCCGGGCCTCGTCGTGCAGGCCGTACCGGGAGAGCCCCAGCGTGATGAGCGCGTTGTCGTGCGGCCAGACCGAACCGCGGTGGTACGACAGCGGGTGGTACGCCGACTGGCCCGAGGCGAGGGTGCGGACGCCCCAGCCGGAGAAGAAGTCCGGCTCCAGCAGCCGGCGGCCCACCAGCTCGCCGTACTCCTTGTCGAGCAGCCCCGACCACAGCAGATGGCCCGCGTCCGAGGCCAGCGCGTCGACGTGCCGGCCGTCACCGTCCAACGCCAGCGCGGGGAAGGCGTGTTCACTCATCCAGAAGTCCCGCTGGAAGCGGTCGCGCAGGTCGGCGGCGGCCTGCTCCAGAAGCGCCGCGTACACCTCGTCGTCCCAGACGGTCCGGGCGAGATGCGCGGTGCGGCGCAGCGCGTCGTACGCGTACCCCTGCGCGCCCGCCGCCATCACCGGCCCGCTCGGACGGCTGCCGTCGGCCGAGCACATCGCGCCGGGGGAGTCCTTCCAGTTCTGGTTGGCGAGGCCGCCGCCGTCCGCGCGGTAGACGAGATAGCCGCGCGAGGTCAGCCCGCCGTGGTCCAGCATCCAGCCGATCGCCGCACGGGCGTTGGACTCCAGCCTGCGGGCGAGGGACGCGTCGCCGGTCTGCTCCGTGTACGCGCCGAGCAGCACCAGGAACAGCGGAGTCGCGTCCACCGAACCGTAGTAGCGGCCGTACGGCACCTGCCCGAAGTGAGCGAGTTCGCCGTGCCGCACCTCGTGCACGATCTTGCCGGGCTGCGCGACCGTGTCCGCCCCGACCTCGACGGCCTGGGTCGCGGCGAGCGCGGGCAGCGTCGCGGCGGCGAGCTGCGGCCGGTAGGGCAGGGCGAAGAGCGAGGTGAGCAGGGCGTCCCGGCCCAGCAGGGTGAGGAACCAGGGGACTCCGGCGGCCGGCACCCGCAGCTCCTCGCCGTCCGGGCCGCGGGCCGGGACCTGGAGCACGGCGAGGTCGGACAGACCCCGCGCGCAGGCCGCGGCCAGCTCGGGCCAGCCGGTCGGGAAGGGCACGCCCTGCGCGAACTCGCCCTCCAGCGCCAGGAGTCGCTCGTTCGCGGCGGCGGGGGAGGCGGGCACGCTCGGCGCGTGCGCGGCGCCGTGCGGACGGGCCGCGACGCGCAGCGCCAGCTCCGCGGAGCCGTGCGGTTCGAGATCCAGCGCCCACACCAGGCGGCGGGCGCCCGTGCCGGTCTCCTCGACGCCGTCCGGGGCGGGTTCGGAGGTGACCGTCGTACAGGACCGCCACTCCCCGCGCCGGTAGCTGAACTCGACCCCGTCATCCAGGACTTGGCGCTGCCGGACGACACCGGTCTTGGCGTACGTCCGGTAGTCCGAGCGCAGTTCGAACTGGTCCGTGAAGTCGGCGTCCGCGGTGACCGCGATACGGACCGTGGTGGGCGTCGGGCGGTTGCTGGTGACGCGCAGCGCCTCCACGAACGCGCCCTCGGCGACGGCCTGTTCACGGAAGAGGGTGTACGCGGGCGGTTCGTTGCGGCCGCCCCGCGGGACCAGTACGCAGCGGGCGGTGTCGCCGTCCGCGACCGGGGTGAGTGCCTCGGGCACCGCCCCGTCCACCGTCAGCTGCCACCGGCTGAGGTGCCGTGCGTCCCGCACGAACAGCCCGTCCGGGGAACTGCCGCCCCGTACCCCGCTGATGTCCCCTCCGTCGTCCACGGCGGCGAACGTCCCCCCGTGCACGAGCAGATGATGCCGTTCCGTCATCCCCGGTCCCCTCCCTCGGCGCCCGTCCCGGCGTCGTAAGCGCTCGATAACCCCGTGCTGTGTGCCGTGTTCACCAACGTGCCGCGCCCGGCCTCGGACACGACCGGCTCCGGCCTGCCGGTGGAGTGCAGCAGGTCGAGGGTCAGTGCCGCCGTCCAGCTGAACCCGAGTGCTCCGCAGGCCTCGCCGGTGTACGGGTCCACGTACTCGGCGAACTCCGATTCCCCGGCCGTGTCGAGCAGGGCGGTCCGCAGGGCGTCCGCCCGTCCGTGCTCCCCGTGCAGCCGCAGCCCGCGCTCCAGCAGCCAGTTGGTGTTGAACCAGGCCGGGCCCCGCCAGTAGCGGTGCGGGTCGAAGGCGTCGCCGGTCAGGTCGTAGCTGGGCGCGAGGCGCGCGGCGCCGCCGAGCGCGAAGTGCGGGCCGCTCGCGGTCCGTACGAGCGTGGCGGCGATCTCGCGCGGCAGCGTCGGCAGAATGAGGGGCAGCAGTCCGGCGACGCTGCGCTCGGGGATCGGCCCGCTGCCGCGGCCGTCCGGGCCGCCGCGCTCGTCCCGGCAGAAGAACAGGCCCTCCGCCGGGTCCCACAGCCGGTCCACCAGGGCCGCCGTCAGCCGCTCGGCGCGCGCGTGGCGTGCGGTGCCCGCCGCGCCGAGTTCCTGCGCGATCTCGGCCAGCGCGTGCTCGGAGGCGATCAGCAAGGCGTTGAACGCGGGGTCCTCGACGGCGAACTCGCCGCCCCCGTCCGCGTATCCGCGGTCGCGGTAGTCGGCGGCGAGGCGCACGTACCGCCCGTAGTCGAGGTCGGTGGGCCGGTCCTCGGGGGCGCCGTGGGCGAGGTCCGCGCGGCGGAAGGAGCGGGCGGGCGCGGGGGTCACGCGGCTGAGCGGCGCGTCCCAGCACGGGCTGTTGTCCATGCCCTGCTCCCAGGGGTGGACCACGCTGGCGAGGCCGCCGCCGCCCAGGTCCCGGCGGTGCAGGAGATAGCGGTGCCAGGCCGCCAGCCGCGGGTACATCCGGGGGAGGAACGACCGGGCCCGCGACAGTCCGGGGTCCGCGCGGTGCACCAGCCACACGGCGAGCGCGTGCACCGGTGGCTGCACGATGCCCGACGTCTGTACGGTGCGCGGGGCGCCCGCCGCGCGGCCCGCGGTCGAGGAGCGCCAGAAGTCGGGGCTCGGGAAGTACGCGTCCAGCGGGACGGAGGGGTTGAACACGATGTGCGGGACACGCCCGTCGGCCCACTGCGCGCCGAGCAGGGTCTCCAGCTCCGTCTGCGCGCGCAGCGGGGACAGATGACGCAGCCCGATCGCGACGAACGCGGAGTCCCACGACCACTGGTGCGGGTACAGACCGCGCGAGGGCACCGTGGACGTTCCCGTCCAGTTGCCGTCCAGCACCCGGGACGCCCTGAGGTGCAGGGAACCCGACGGCCCCGCGGGATCGTATACAAGTGGTCCGGTACGGGCGATTCCGCCCGGACCGGGCGGAGTGGGCGGGCCGGAGGCGTGCACGGGAGTGCCGGAGGGGCGCAAGGGGGCGGTGAGTCCCCTGCGCAGGGCGGTGAGCTGGGTTGTGCTGTCCACTCAGGTCTCCCCGAAGACGTCCGTCCGACCAGTTCGGCACTAGCTACCGTAGGGTTACGTCTATTTAACACGCAAAACTCAATATGTAATGCAGAGTTGAGGAACGCAAGGGGGTGCGCATGACCGGAAGGGCGGCGAGGACCGTGAACCAGGCAAGCGCCGGACAGCTGCTCGAACTGGTGCGCAGCGGCCGGGCGACCACCCGTGGCGCGCTCCAGCAGGCCACCGGCCTGTCACGGGCCACGGTCGGCCAGCGCCTGGACCGGCTGTTCCGCGCCGGCTGGCTCCGCGAGGGCGCCGGCGGCCCGGTCGACTCACCGCTCGGCGGCCGCCCCTCCATCACGCTGGAGTTCGACGACGCGCACGCGGTCGTCCTGACCGCCGACCTCGACACCCGGCACGCCCGGGCCGCCGTGGTCACCCTGACCGGCGAGATCCTCGCCGAGCACGCGGGCCTCCTGGTGATCGACGAGGGGCCCGAGGCGGTGCTCGGCGAACTGGGGCGCTGGTTCGCCGAACTGCTGGAGAAGTCCGGCCGGGGCGCCGACGCGGTCTGCGGCATAGGGCTCGCGGTGCCGGGCCCGGTCGACATCGACACCGGGCGCGTGGTGCAGCCGCCGATCATGCCGGGCTGGGACGGTTACGACATCCGGGGCCGGCTGGCCCGCGCCTTCGCCGAACACGCGGGCACCGACCGCTGCGCCCGCGTCCCCGTGCTCGTCGACAACGACGCCAACCTCATGGCGTACGGGGAGCAGCGCACCGGCTACCCGGACTGCTCGGCGTTCGCCCTGGTCAAGGTCTCCACCGGTATCGGCGCGGGCATGGTCGTCGGCGGCGCCGTGTACCGGGGCGTGGACGGCGGGGCCGGCGACATAGGGCACATCCGGGTCGGTGCGGACGCGCCCTGCCGGTGCGGCTCGTACGGCTGTCTCGCGGCCGTCGCCAGCGGCGGCGCGGTGGCGCGGCGGCTCGCCGAGGCGGGTGTGCGGGCGACCTCCGGCTCCGACGTGCGGGATCTGCTGACGGCCGGTCACCCCGAGGCGATGGCCCTGGCCCGGGAGGCGGGCCGGCAGGTCGGGGACGTCCTGGCCACCGTGGTCACGCTGCTCAACCCGGGTGTGCTGATGATCGCCGGAGACCTGGCCGGCACGCCCTTCCTCACGGGCGTGCGCGAACTGCTCTACCAGCGGGCGCTGCCCCGCTCCACCGCTCATCTGGACGTGGTGACCTCGCGGCTCGGGGAGCAGGCCGCGCTGGTGGGCGCCGGGGCGCTCGTCGTGGAGCACCTCTATGCCCCGGAGCGCGCCGAGGAGCGGCTCGCGGCGCTCGGTGTGTGACAGGCGTGTCCCTATCCGGATCGTGGTCCGCATGATGGAACCGGGCCGCTCCGCGGGGCGTGATTCTCGCCACCCTTGAGGGGGTCATTGCTCAGATGAGCGGATCGTGGGCGACTGCACTTCCCTAAGGGGTGGCACTCAGTGCCACCCTCTGATCGTTCATCGATTAAACTCAGACGTGCCGATGGGTGCTCACCTGAGCGTGCTGGCCGGTCTACGGGCGTTGATGCGTTCAAGAAGTGAAAACACCGGCGCCGGATGGCTTGCCAAGCCTTGACTTTCGATCTGGTGGCGGACGGGTGGTTACAGGCGCATGACGCGCAAGTGGACGTACCCACGCGCCTTCGATCTGGGTATGTTCCCCCTCGTCAGGGCAGCCACCGCGACGTCGAGGAGTCGAGACTCGTGTCGGAAAACAAAGATCCCCACGTAGCTGAGAGCGGCGACAGCGGCGTCGGCGGAGCGAAGTTCGTTTACGACTTCACCGAGGGCAACAAGGAACTCAAGGACCTTCTCGGAGGCAAGGGTGCCAACCTCGCCGAGATGACCAACCTGGGTCTTCCCGTCCCGCCCGGCTTCACCATCACCACCGAGGCGTGCAAGACGTACCTCGACAGTGGCGAGGAGCCGGCGGCACTGCGTGACGAGGTGAGTGCGCACCTCGACGCCCTCGAGGCGAAGATGAGCAAGAAGCTCGGCCAGGCCGACGACCCCCTGCTGGTGTCGGTCCGCTCCGGCGCGAAGTTCTCCATGCCCGGCATGATGGACACCGTCCTGAACATCGGCCTCTCCGACAAGTCGGTCCAGGGCCTCGCCAAGCAGGCCGGCGACGAGCGCTTCGCGTGGGACTCCTACCGCCGCCTCATCCAGATGTTCGGCAAGACGGTCCTCGGCGTGGACGGCGACCTCTTCGAGGAGGCGCTGGAGGCGGCGAAGCACCTCAAGAAGGTCGCGGTCGACACGGACCTCGAAGCGGCCGACCTGAAGAAGCTCGTCACCAAGTTCAAGAGGATCGTCAAGACCGAGGCCGGCCGGGACTTCCCGCAGGACCCGCGCGAGCAGATGGACCTCGCCATCCACGCGGTCTTCGACTCCTGGAACACCGAGCGCGCCAAGCTCTACCGCCGCCAGGAACGCATCCCGCACGACCTCGGCACCGCCGTGAACGTCTGCTCGATGGTCTTCGGCAACCTCGGCCCCGACTCCGGCACCGGCGTCGCCTTCACCCGCGACCCCGCCTCCGGCCACCAGGGCGTCTACGGCGACTACCTCCAGAACGCCCAGGGCGAGGACGTCGTCGCCGGTATCCGCAACACGGTCGCGCTCGCCGAGCTGGAGTCGATCGACAAGAAGTCGTACGACCAGCTCATGCAGATCATGGAGACCCTGGAGAACCACTACAAGGATCTCTGCGACATCGAGTTCACCATCGAGCGCGGCCAGCTGTGGATGCTCCAGACCCGCGTCGGCAAGCGCACCGCGGGCGCGGCCTTCCGCATCGCCACCCAGCTCGTGGACCAGGGACTCATCGACGAGGCCGAGGCCCTCCAGCGGGTGACGGGCGCCCAGCTCGCCCAGCTGATGTTCCCGCGCTTCGACGAGGACGCGAAGGTTCAGCAGGTCGGCCGGGGCATCGCCGCGTCGCCGGGCGCCGCGGTCGGCAAGGCGGTCTTCGACTCGTACACCGCGGTGAAGTGGTCCCGTTCCGGCGAGAAGGTCATCCTGGTCCGCCGTGAGACGAACCCCGACGACCTGGACGGCATGATCGCCGCCGAGGGCATCCTGACCTCGCGCGGCGGCAAGACGTCCCACGCGGCCGTCGTCGCCCGCGGCATGGGCAAGACCTGTGTCTGCGGCGCCGAGGAGCTGGAGGTCGACACCAAGCGGCGCCGGATGACCGTGCCCGGCGGGCACGTCGTCGAGGAGGGCGACCTCATCTCGATCGACGGCTCCAGCGGCAAGGTCTACCTGGGCGAGGTCCCCGTCGTCCCGTCCCCGGTCGTCGAGTACTTCGAGGGCCGGATGCACGCCGGCGCCGACGACGCCGACGAGCTCGTCGAGGCCGTCCACCGGATCATGGCCTTCGCCGACCGCAAGCGCAGCCTGCGCGTACGCGCCAACGCCGACAACGCCGAGGACGCGCTGCGCGCCCGCCGCTTCGGCGCCCAGGGCATCGGTCTGTGCCGCACCGAGCACATGTTCCTCGGCGACCGCCGCGGGCTGGTCGAGCGCCTGATCCTCGCGGACACC
The window above is part of the Streptomyces sp. NBC_01428 genome. Proteins encoded here:
- the ppdK gene encoding pyruvate, phosphate dikinase, with amino-acid sequence MSENKDPHVAESGDSGVGGAKFVYDFTEGNKELKDLLGGKGANLAEMTNLGLPVPPGFTITTEACKTYLDSGEEPAALRDEVSAHLDALEAKMSKKLGQADDPLLVSVRSGAKFSMPGMMDTVLNIGLSDKSVQGLAKQAGDERFAWDSYRRLIQMFGKTVLGVDGDLFEEALEAAKHLKKVAVDTDLEAADLKKLVTKFKRIVKTEAGRDFPQDPREQMDLAIHAVFDSWNTERAKLYRRQERIPHDLGTAVNVCSMVFGNLGPDSGTGVAFTRDPASGHQGVYGDYLQNAQGEDVVAGIRNTVALAELESIDKKSYDQLMQIMETLENHYKDLCDIEFTIERGQLWMLQTRVGKRTAGAAFRIATQLVDQGLIDEAEALQRVTGAQLAQLMFPRFDEDAKVQQVGRGIAASPGAAVGKAVFDSYTAVKWSRSGEKVILVRRETNPDDLDGMIAAEGILTSRGGKTSHAAVVARGMGKTCVCGAEELEVDTKRRRMTVPGGHVVEEGDLISIDGSSGKVYLGEVPVVPSPVVEYFEGRMHAGADDADELVEAVHRIMAFADRKRSLRVRANADNAEDALRARRFGAQGIGLCRTEHMFLGDRRGLVERLILADTDAEREESLKALLPLQKKDFVELFSAMDGLPVTVRLLDPPLHEFLPDITELSVRVALAESRKDANENDLRLLQAVHRLHEANPMLGLRGVRLGLVIPGLFTMQVRAIAEAAAERKNAKGDPRAEIMIPLVGTVQELEIVREEADQVIAEVEAATGVRLKLAIGTMIELPRAALTAGQIAEAAEFFSFGTNDLTQTVWGFSRDDVEASFFTAYLEKGIFGVSPFETIDKDGVGALVKSAVEAGRATRPDLKLGVCGEHGGDPESVHFFHEVGLDYVSCSPFRIPVARLEAGRAASSSKGSDHR
- a CDS encoding ROK family protein — encoded protein: MTGRAARTVNQASAGQLLELVRSGRATTRGALQQATGLSRATVGQRLDRLFRAGWLREGAGGPVDSPLGGRPSITLEFDDAHAVVLTADLDTRHARAAVVTLTGEILAEHAGLLVIDEGPEAVLGELGRWFAELLEKSGRGADAVCGIGLAVPGPVDIDTGRVVQPPIMPGWDGYDIRGRLARAFAEHAGTDRCARVPVLVDNDANLMAYGEQRTGYPDCSAFALVKVSTGIGAGMVVGGAVYRGVDGGAGDIGHIRVGADAPCRCGSYGCLAAVASGGAVARRLAEAGVRATSGSDVRDLLTAGHPEAMALAREAGRQVGDVLATVVTLLNPGVLMIAGDLAGTPFLTGVRELLYQRALPRSTAHLDVVTSRLGEQAALVGAGALVVEHLYAPERAEERLAALGV
- a CDS encoding amylo-alpha-1,6-glucosidase, which translates into the protein MTERHHLLVHGGTFAAVDDGGDISGVRGGSSPDGLFVRDARHLSRWQLTVDGAVPEALTPVADGDTARCVLVPRGGRNEPPAYTLFREQAVAEGAFVEALRVTSNRPTPTTVRIAVTADADFTDQFELRSDYRTYAKTGVVRQRQVLDDGVEFSYRRGEWRSCTTVTSEPAPDGVEETGTGARRLVWALDLEPHGSAELALRVAARPHGAAHAPSVPASPAAANERLLALEGEFAQGVPFPTGWPELAAACARGLSDLAVLQVPARGPDGEELRVPAAGVPWFLTLLGRDALLTSLFALPYRPQLAAATLPALAATQAVEVGADTVAQPGKIVHEVRHGELAHFGQVPYGRYYGSVDATPLFLVLLGAYTEQTGDASLARRLESNARAAIGWMLDHGGLTSRGYLVYRADGGGLANQNWKDSPGAMCSADGSRPSGPVMAAGAQGYAYDALRRTAHLARTVWDDEVYAALLEQAAADLRDRFQRDFWMSEHAFPALALDGDGRHVDALASDAGHLLWSGLLDKEYGELVGRRLLEPDFFSGWGVRTLASGQSAYHPLSYHRGSVWPHDNALITLGLSRYGLHDEARTVAHGLVDAATAAGHRLPEVLAGYDRETHAEPVPYPHACVRESRSAAAPLALLTAVGGA
- a CDS encoding MGH1-like glycoside hydrolase domain-containing protein; this translates as MARTGPLVYDPAGPSGSLHLRASRVLDGNWTGTSTVPSRGLYPHQWSWDSAFVAIGLRHLSPLRAQTELETLLGAQWADGRVPHIVFNPSVPLDAYFPSPDFWRSSTAGRAAGAPRTVQTSGIVQPPVHALAVWLVHRADPGLSRARSFLPRMYPRLAAWHRYLLHRRDLGGGGLASVVHPWEQGMDNSPCWDAPLSRVTPAPARSFRRADLAHGAPEDRPTDLDYGRYVRLAADYRDRGYADGGGEFAVEDPAFNALLIASEHALAEIAQELGAAGTARHARAERLTAALVDRLWDPAEGLFFCRDERGGPDGRGSGPIPERSVAGLLPLILPTLPREIAATLVRTASGPHFALGGAARLAPSYDLTGDAFDPHRYWRGPAWFNTNWLLERGLRLHGEHGRADALRTALLDTAGESEFAEYVDPYTGEACGALGFSWTAALTLDLLHSTGRPEPVVSEAGRGTLVNTAHSTGLSSAYDAGTGAEGGDRG
- the dusB gene encoding tRNA dihydrouridine synthase DusB, whose translation is MPTPTSTVNSVLSIGPHQVQPPVVLAPMAGITNAPFRTLCREFSGGKGLFVSEMITTRALVERNEKTMQLIHFDASETPRSIQLYGVDPATVGKAVRMIAEEGLADHIDLNFGCPVPKVTRKGGGSALPYKRRLLRAILREAVSGAGDLPVTMKMRKGIDDDHITFLDAGRIAVEEGVTAIALHGRTAAQHYGGTADWDAIARLKEHVPEIPVLGNGDIWSADDALRMVRETGCDGVVVGRGCLGRPWLFGDLVAAFEGREEYARPTLREVAAVMVRHATLLGEWIGDEARGVIDFRKHVAWYLKGFSVGSEMRKRLAITSSLAELSDGLAELDLDQEWPAGADGPRGRTSGNNRVVLPDGWLKDPYDCAGVGEDAELDTSGG